A single window of Micromonas commoda chromosome 6, complete sequence DNA harbors:
- a CDS encoding predicted protein, protein MSGPVKKIAGEAAKASGLLGNIAKVLPWKITGPASGAEWKEVPIGATEYRVTAPASQPSTVRVPHAEPERIYDVRYHTRDSRRKYEPVLHGDVYSTTVVTPENIMQNMEDNVKGVFTPGVRHGIQDLNGYEEVSILEQTNGGYT, encoded by the exons ATGAGCGGTCCCGTGAAGAAAATCGCG GGcgaggccgccaaggcgagcGGTCTGCTCGGCAACATCGCCAAGGTTCTCCCCTGGAAGATCACCGGCCCCGCATCCGGCGCGGAGTGGAAGGAGGTGCCCATCGGAGCCACCGAGTaccgcgtcaccgccccaGC GAGCCAGCCCAGCACGGTGAGGGTCCCGCACGCCGAGCCCGAACGGATCTACGACGTCAGGTACCACACCAGGGACTCGAGGCGCAAGTACGAGCCCGTCCTTCACGGCGACGTGTACTCGACCACGGTGGTGACGCCGGAGAACATCATGCAAAACATGGAGGACAACGTGAAGGGAGTCTTCACCCCCGGGGTGAGGCACGGGATCCAGGACTTGAACGGGTACGAGGAGGTGAGCATCCTGGAGCAGACCAACGGGGGGTACACGTGA
- the OGDH gene encoding oxoglutarate dehydrogenase, E1 component (E1 component of the 2-oxoglutarate dehydrogenase multienzyme complex (OGDC); OGDC catalyzes the oxidative decarboxylation of 2-oxoglutarate to succinyl-CoA and carbon dioxide; TargetP predicts 27 aa TP) — translation MITAEDVELQSTRDTADVLRIYKVVRAIRNRGHFAARLDPLGRSLGPLKEGYELMESTYLGLHDPSPEKRFFLGNECKSLDPDGRRQWWTVEELMTRLRAVYCGTLSAEFNHLASVHKKDWLRRQLEGHVRDDGGVAQLTREDKRTVLRRLIKADALEGFLARNFPSAKRFGLEGAEALIPGLQSVVESAAAGGAEAVVVGMAHRGRLNVLNNVFGKPLGLIATEMRGESRSSFNVGDVRYHLGTRTTVTLKEQRRVEMSMAPNPSHLEAVNSVVAGMVRSKQMRVDVPRGGRSRVSQRKVMGLLIHGDAAFCGLGVNAEVMQLQDLPDYTTGGTVHIVVNNQIGFTTVPRRARSSPHPSDVAKGYGAPIFHVNGDDPEAVVRACRLAADFRAEWGQDVVINLVCYRRLGHNEQDDPSITLPLLSERIKRQRKVSEIYADRLVADGVATRDEVNGMDDVDDDIDALAKAEKDYGVRVGDSVRTAKALLSQLDDVARKARLEHMGLFPPDFIAHPHTRKLLENRRKMVDGELGVDWGTAELLAFATLHCHVRLSGQDVERGTFNHRHSVLYCSRTSRPVNPIDNMGLGDQDRFLVCNSPLSEHAVMGFEYGFSVDSGPAALVLWEAQFGDFANNAQGIVDQFVATGEAKWWGGLVLLLPHGYDGNGPDHSSARPERWLAAADRGRIDRADWERYMRHRAKTHADSSCNFVLINPSTPANYFHALRRQANLPHVKPLVVLAPKYLLHHRPCASPLRDFGPGSRFHAVIGDGDVGDNSVEPDAVTGARERPKASNVRRVVVCTGQVYYKLHQLRKAKGADDVALVRLEQLSPFPHAALARRLARYPNAELVWCQEEPKNMGYWAFAQPRVNTAVREILEKTNRRDEVRRVRYVGRPAAASPATGSPVIHAAETRALVHEALGLEHVGIHLAEPRSSVPRY, via the exons aggacgtcgagctgCAGTCCACCAGGGACACCGCCGACGTCCTGCGCATCTACAAGGTGGTCCGCGCCATCCGCAACCGCGGACacttcgccgcgcgactGGACCCGCTCGGCCGATCCCTCGGACCGCTAAAGGAGGGCTACGAGCTCATGGAGTCCACC TACCTCGGCCTCCACGACCCATCCCCGGAGAAGCGATTCTTCCTCGGCAACGAGTGCAAGTCCCTCGACCCCGACGGCAGGCGCCAGTGGTGGACGGTGGAGGAGCTCATGacccgcctccgcgcggtgtACTGCGGCACCCTGAGCGCGGAGTTTAACCACCTCGCGAGCGTGCACAAGAAAGACTGGCTTCGAAGGCAGCTCGAGGGACACGTgcgagacgacggcggggtggc GCAACTCACGCGCGAGGATAAGCGCACGGTGCTCAGGAGGCTGAtcaaggcggacgcgctggagggGTTCCTGGCGCGAAACTTTCCATCCGCGAAGCGGTTCGGGTTGgaaggcgccgaggcgctcatcccgg GTTTGCAGAGCGTGGtggagagcgccgcggcgggtggcgccgaggctgtcgtCGTGGGAATGGCGCACCGCGGCAGGCTCAACGTCCTGAACAACGTGTTCGGCAAACCCTTGGGTTTGATCGCGACGGAGATGCGGGGCGAGTCCAGGAGCTCGTTCAACGTGGGGGACGTGCGGTACCACCTGGGCACGCGAACA ACGGTAACCCTAAAGGAGCAGAGGCGGGTGGAGATGTCCATGGCGCCCAACCCGAGCCACCTCGAGGCGGTCaactccgtcgtcgccgggatGGTCCGGTCGAAGCAGATGAGGGTGGACGTACCCCGGGGTGGACGATCCCGGGTCTCGCAGCGGAAGGTGATGGGTTTGCTGattcacggcgacgccgcctttTGCGGCTTGGGCGTCAACGCCGAGGTCATGCAGCTGCAGGACCTGCCGGACTACACCACGGGCGGCACGGTTCACATCGTCGTCAACAACCAGATCGGGTTCACCACGGTGCCGAGGCGAGCGAGATCGAGCCCGCACccgagcgacgtcgccaagggGTACGGGGCTCCGATTTTTCACgtcaacggcgacgaccccgaagccgtcgtccgcgcgtgtcgactcgccgccgacttTCGAGCCGAGTGGGGCcag GACGTGGTGATCAACCTGGTGTGCtaccgccgcctcgggcacAACGAACAGGACGACCCGTCCATCACGCTTCCGCTGCTGTCGGAGCGGATCAAGCGTCAGCGGAAAGTGTCGGAGATTTACGCCGatcggctcgtcgccgacggcgtggcgacgagggacgaggtga ACGGTATGGACGACGTAGACGACGACATAGACGCGTTGGcaaaggcggagaaggactACGGCGTTCGAGTGGGCGATTCGGTGCGcaccgccaaggcgctcCTGTCGCAACTGGACGACGTGGCTCGAAAAGCCCGGCTGGAGCACATGGGCCTGTTCCCCCCGGATTTCATCGCGCACCCGCACACGCGCAAGCTGCTGGAGAACCGCCGAAAGATggtggacggcgagctcggcgtggacTGGGGCaccgcggagctcctcgcgttTGCGACGTTG CACTGCCACGTTCGGCTCAGCGGCcaggacgtcgagcgcggcacCTTCAACCACAGGCACTCCGTGCTGTACTGCTCcaggacgtcgaggccggtCAACCCGATCGATAACATGGGCCTCGGGGACCAGGACAGGTTCCTGGTGTGCAACTCCCCGCTCTCGGAACACGCGGTGATGGGATTCGAGTACGGATTCAGCGTCGACTCCGGTCcagccgcgctcgtgctgtGGGAGGCGCAGTTCGGCGATTTCGCCAACAACGCGCAGGGCATCGTGGACCAGTtcgtcgcgaccggcgaGGCCAAGTGGTGGGG CgggctcgtcctcctcctgccGCACGGCTACGACGGTAACGGCCCGGACCACAGCAGCGCGAGGCCCGAACGttggctcgcggcggc GGACCGAGGACGAATCGATCGCGCGGATTGGGAACGGTACATGCGGCACAGGGCCAAGACCCACGCGGATTCCTCGTGCAACTTTGTCCTCATCAACCCCTCCACACCCGCGAATTACTTTCACGCGCTGAGGCGCCAGGCCAATTTACCGCACGTCAAGCCCCTCGTCGTGCTCGCCCCCAAGTACCTCCTCCACCACAggccgtgcgcgtcgccgctgcgaGATTTCGGCCCCGGGAgcag GTTCCACGccgtcatcggcgacggcgacgtgggcgacaactccgtcgagcccgacgccgtcaccggcgcccgcgagagACCCAAAGCCTCgaacgtccgccgcgtcgtcgtgtgCACCGGGCAGGTGTACTACAAGCTGCACCAGCTTCGCAAGGCGAAAGGAGCCGACGACGTGGCGCTGGTCCGGTTGGAGCAGCTCTCGCCGTTCccgcacgccgcgctggcgaggcgACTGGCGAGGTACCCgaacgccgagctcgtgtgGTGCCAGGAGGAGCCCAAGAACATGGGGTACTGGGCGTTCGCGCAGCCGCGCGTCAACACGGCTGTGCGGGAGATACTCGAG AAGACGAATCGACGGGACGAGGTTCGAAGGGTGCGGTACGTCGGcaggccggcggcggcgtcgcccgccacgGGGTCACCCGTGATtcacgccgcggagaccaGGGCGCTGGTGCACGAGGCGCTGGGGTTGGAGCACGTGGGGATCCACCTCGCGGAGCCGAGGTCGAGCGTGCCGCGGTACTGA